A section of the Octopus bimaculoides isolate UCB-OBI-ISO-001 chromosome 17, ASM119413v2, whole genome shotgun sequence genome encodes:
- the LOC106876633 gene encoding uncharacterized protein LOC106876633: MSRIITGDESWVHRYEPEMKQQLSQWKSPSSPRPKTTRKNRSSIKGVLIVFSNICIIVQREFIPQGQPVNRQFLLRRFERRNLAKRPVLQSAKNRILHDDNASCHRSLLSREFLIKNNTVSLLHQPYSSHLANFLRASISFPR; this comes from the coding sequence ATGTCAAGGATCATTACTGGTGATGAGAGTTGGGTCCACAGGTACGAACCTGAGATGAAACAGCAGTTatcacaatggaagagcccttcatctccacGACCTAAGACAACACGAAAGAACCGCAGTTCAATCAAGGGTGTGTTGATCGTTTTTTCCAACATCTGCATTATTGTTCAGcgagaattcatcccccagggccagCCAGTCAATCGGCAGTTTTTACTACGCCGTTTTGAGAGAAGAAATTTGGCGAAAAGACCGGTTCTGCAGAGCGCGAAGAACCGGATTCTTCATGACGACAATGCATCCTGCCACCGATCTCTGCTCTCTCGTGAATTTCTCATCAAAAACAACACAGTATCGCTTCTACATCAGCCCTATTCGTCACATTTAGCCAACTTCCTGCGGGCTTCCATTtctttcccaagatga